The following are encoded together in the Citrus sinensis cultivar Valencia sweet orange chromosome 1, DVS_A1.0, whole genome shotgun sequence genome:
- the LOC107178464 gene encoding cullin-1-like, translating into MKQKASDSEEGWDYLDRGITKLKRIFEGLPEPAFNLEDYMMLYTTVYNINSQPTYPLDKDSKQLYNNYKQVLEDYMPSKVLPSLREKHDEYDLLRELLKSWANHKFLVKWLSLVFLPLQGEGAYITRRKLPKLNAVGLSCFRDLVFEAIKDKVKDAVIALIDREREGEEIDRTLVKNVLNLFVEIDEGKMHCYEKDFEEHMLQDTGAYYSRKASNWILQDSSEDYMLKVGECLKKERGRASHYLQPSSERKLTDILEHELLVVRASRLLEEGEFGCRQLPRGDKVDDHSIICCDSEKSKNELGIGETLE; encoded by the coding sequence ATGAAGCAGAAGGCAAGTGACTCCGAAGAAGGATGGGACTATTTGGATCGGGGAATCACAAAATTGAAGAGGATTTTCGAAGGATTGCCGGAGCCAGCGTTTAATTTGGAGGATTACATGATGCTTTACACAACCGTATACAATATTAATTCCCAGCCGACTTATCCTCTTGACAAAGATAGCAAACAGTTGTATAACAATTACAAGCAAGTACTTGAAGATTATATGCCATCAAAGGTATTGCCATCTTTGAGAGAGAAGCACGATGAGTATGATTTGTTGAGGGAGCTTTTGAAAAGCTGGGctaatcataaatttttggttaaatGGCTTTCACTCGTCTTCCTTCCTCTTCAAGGTGAAGGCGCTTATATTACTCGAAGGAAACTTCCTAAACTTAATGCGGTTGGACTTTCTTGCTTCCGGGATCTGGTGTTTGAAGCTATAAAGGACAAAGTCAAGGATGCTGTAATTGCTTTAATCGACAGAGAACGCGAGGGAGAAGAGATTGACAGAACGTTGGTGAAGAATGTATTGAATTTATTCGTTGAGATTGACGAGGGGAAGATGCATTGTTACGAAAAGGATTTTGAAGAACATATGCTTCAGGATACGGGGGCTTATTATTCTCGCAAGGCATCAAATTGGATTCTTCAGGATTCGAGTGAAGATTACATGCTCAAGGTTGGTGAATGcttgaagaaagaaagagggaGAGCGTCTCATTACCTGCAACCAAGCAGCGAGCGGAAATTGACGGACATACTAGAACATGAGTTGTTGGTGGTGCGTGCAAGTCGGCTTCTTGAAGAAGGAGAATTTGGATGCAGACAATTGCCTAGAGGAGATAAGGTGGATGATCATTCGATTATCTGCTGTGATAGCGAGAAATCGAAGAATGAATTAGGCATTGGAGAAACATTGGAGTAG
- the LOC107178465 gene encoding cullin-1-like, which translates to MKQKASDSEEGWDYLDRGITKLKRIFEGLPEPAFNLEDYMMLYTTVYNIYSQPTYPLDKNSKQLYNNYKQILEDYMPSKVLPSLREKHDEYDLLKELLKSWANHKFLVKWLSLVFLPLQVEGAYIPRRELPKLNAFGLSCFRDLVFEAIKDKVKDAVIALIDREREGEEIDRTLVKNVLNLFVEIDEGKMHCYEKDFEEHMLQDTGAYYSRKASNWILQDSSEDYMLKVGECLKKERGRESHYLQPSSERKLTDILEHELLVVRASQLLEEGEFGCRQLPRGDKVDDHSIIRCDKREIEE; encoded by the coding sequence ATGAAGCAGAAGGCAAGTGACTCCGAAGAAGGATGGGACTATTTGGATCGGGGAATCACAAAATTGAAGAGGATTTTCGAAGGATTGCCGGAGCCAGCGTTTAATTTGGAGGATTACATGATGCTTTACACAACcgtatacaatatttattctCAGCCGACTTATCCTCTTGACAAAAATAGCAAACAGTTGTATAACAATTACAAGCAAATACTTGAAGATTATATGCCATCAAAGGTATTGCCATCTTTGAGAGAGAAGCACGATGAGTATGATTTGTTGAAGGAGCTTTTGAAAAGCTGGGctaatcataaatttttggttaaatGGCTTTCACTCGTCTTCCTTCCTCTTCAAGTTGAAGGCGCTTATATTCCTCGAAGGGAACTTCCTAAACTTAATGCGTTTGGACTTTCTTGCTTCCGGGATCTGGTGTTTGAAGCTATAAAGGACAAAGTCAAGGATGCTGTAATTGCTTTAATCGATAGAGAACGCGAGGGAGAAGAGATTGACAGAACGTTGGTGAAGAATGTATTGAATTTATTCGTTGAGATTGACGAGGGGAAGATGCATTGTTACGAAAAGGATTTTGAAGAACATATGCTTCAGGATACGGGGGCTTATTATTCTCGGAAGGCATCAAATTGGATTCTTCAGGATTCGAGTGAAGATTACATGCTCAAGGTTGGTGAATGcttgaagaaagaaagagggaGAGAGTCTCATTACCTGCAACCAAGCAGCGAGCGGAAATTGACGGACATACTAGAACATGAGTTGTTGGTGGTGCGTGCAAGTCAGCTTCTTGAAGAAGGAGAATTTGGATGCAGACAATTGCCTAGAGGAGATAAGGTGGACGATCATTCGATTATCCGCTGTGATAAGAGAGAAATCGAGGAATGA